A genomic stretch from Sporocytophaga myxococcoides DSM 11118 includes:
- a CDS encoding AAA family ATPase gives MSDDIIASLREALNFSPENLPLRIYLAESLLKLNNFDEAEKEFKLVLNRASDNAKAKIGLAKIYLSQGNFSTGIVVLEDLVHSENADSESLLLFAKLLLKENSIEEAMKYYKRVLEVNPALLDEELDSLRNPNHYFASEEDDFVAEVERNSMPVERPKITFEDVGGMDHVKEEIKIKIIHPMQHPELYKAYGKKIGGGILLYGPPGCGKTHLARATAGQVDAKFISVGINDILDMWIGGSEKNLHHLFEMARQNVPCVLFFDEVDALGASRSDMKQSSGRHLINQFLSELDGIESSNEGLLVLAATNAPWHLDSAFRRPGRFDRIIFVQPPDEEGRNGILKVLLKDKPLKDIDYNKIAKETKDFSGADLQALVDFTIEEKLRESFKTGIPEPIETKDLLKALKKVIPSTKEWFTTARNYALYSNESGLYDDILKYLNIKK, from the coding sequence ATGAGTGATGATATTATCGCTAGTTTGAGAGAAGCGTTAAATTTTTCTCCTGAAAACCTGCCATTAAGAATATACCTCGCCGAGAGTTTGCTTAAACTGAACAATTTTGATGAAGCTGAGAAAGAGTTTAAGCTTGTTTTAAACAGAGCATCTGACAATGCAAAAGCTAAAATAGGCCTGGCTAAAATCTACTTAAGTCAGGGCAATTTTTCAACAGGTATAGTAGTGCTGGAAGATCTGGTACATTCAGAAAATGCTGATTCTGAATCTTTACTTTTATTTGCCAAACTTCTTCTTAAAGAAAACTCAATAGAGGAAGCTATGAAATACTATAAGCGCGTGCTTGAAGTAAACCCAGCATTACTGGATGAGGAGCTTGATAGTCTTAGAAATCCGAATCACTATTTTGCATCTGAAGAAGATGATTTTGTGGCAGAAGTGGAGAGGAATTCAATGCCTGTTGAAAGACCAAAAATAACGTTCGAAGATGTAGGAGGGATGGACCATGTGAAGGAGGAAATCAAAATAAAAATCATCCATCCAATGCAACATCCTGAGCTTTATAAAGCTTACGGTAAAAAGATAGGTGGAGGGATATTGCTTTACGGTCCTCCTGGTTGTGGGAAAACACACCTTGCAAGGGCTACAGCTGGCCAGGTCGATGCAAAATTTATTTCCGTAGGAATAAACGATATATTGGACATGTGGATAGGAGGTAGCGAGAAAAATCTCCATCACCTGTTTGAAATGGCTAGGCAAAATGTACCATGCGTATTGTTTTTCGATGAGGTTGACGCATTGGGTGCCAGTCGATCAGATATGAAGCAATCTTCAGGGAGACATCTGATCAATCAGTTTCTTTCAGAACTGGATGGAATAGAAAGTTCGAATGAAGGGCTCTTAGTATTAGCAGCAACAAATGCTCCATGGCACCTTGATTCTGCCTTCAGAAGACCCGGAAGATTCGATAGAATAATTTTCGTACAACCTCCTGATGAAGAAGGCAGAAACGGCATCTTAAAAGTTTTGCTGAAGGATAAGCCGCTTAAAGACATAGATTATAATAAGATTGCAAAAGAAACCAAAGACTTTTCAGGTGCAGATCTGCAAGCGCTGGTGGACTTTACAATCGAAGAGAAACTGCGTGAATCCTTTAAGACTGGAATTCCCGAACCAATAGAAACAAAAGATTTACTCAAAGCTTTAAAGAAAGTAATACCTTCTACTAAAGAATGGTTTACAACAGCAAGAAATTACGCTTTGTATTCTAATGAATCCGGTTTATACGATGATATTTTAAAGTATTTAAATATTAAGAAATGA